TTACAATATGTTGTAATCAGCACACATTTGTTTTGCTAGCTAGCCGAGTATTTGCAAGTAACGTAGGATGCATGATTAGCTGTACATTTGTGAGTTAAACAACATGGATTATCCAATGCTGACTGGTGCATTGCAATCTTAGCTACATATTTCGACCTATATTCTGTTAATGTAACCCCAGAGAGATACAGCATATCGGTATAATTATTTAATTCCTTTCCTTTCAGAGAAACTTTGTGCAGCGTTGTGAACAACCACGACATGAACCCCAAGGGCCAGCCTGTCATTTTCAACCCAGACTTCTTTGTAGAGAAACTTCGTCATGAGAAGCCAGGCGTTTTTACCGATCTTGTGCTAAGCAACATTACACGACTCATTGATTTGCCAGGGGTAGAGTTTGCTCAACTTTTGGGGGAAGTTGAAACTAAAGTACCTATCTCCACTGGCTTCCTCCGATCCTTCAATTTCCTCAAACGCAAAGGTATGTATTCGTTAATTCGTGCTTTGTGCAACTGCGGTGTTCACATGTGTTTGCAGCTTTGAAGTGTGTTGCTCAGCTCTAGGCCAAAGATCAGAAGGCAGATGGTGATGTCAAACAAGGTGAAAGCACAATGAATGTTAAAAGACTACTGATATGCTTTTTACTGGCATTTCATTGCTCTCCTGTAGGCCTTTGTGTTCTTGCAATGTTCATTGTGTCATCAGTCGCAACATTTGTTGATTTCCTTTCAGATAAGGGAGTCATATTTGGAGCTCCTATAACAGAAGAGGGAATAGCACAAATATACCAACTCATTGAGTACCTTAGCAAAAGTAAGTACGATACTTTATTTcccctgagcccccccccccccccctctttttagTGTCTGAATACATGAAGTCGCTGCTAATAATTCATCCTCTGCTGACTTATTTTTGGCCTAAATGGCTCTTCTATTTATTGGATATGTTCTCTAACTGAAGCGAACAACCCAGGGGAGGTAGAGGGAAGAGCATGAGCTCATATAGTATTTTTGGCTCAGAATGATGTCATCTGCTGAAAACAAGTGGACAGAGGATGAATGGCTTGGTGAATAATAGATGCTGAAGCACTTTGCTCTGCCCCTGTCAGGCCTGCATGTGGAGGGTCTCTTCCGAGTGCCGGGGAACAGCATCCGGCAGCAGGCCCTGCGAGAGATGCTCAACAACGGGGCGGACATCGACCTGGAGACGGGGGACTACCACCCCAATGACGTGGCCACCGTGCTCAAGGTCTTCCTGGGGGAGCTGCCAGAACCGCTGCTGACTCAACGTCACTTCCACGCCCATCTCAAAATAGTCGGTAGGTTTCCCCTCCATGAAGGAAAAtaagttttctttctttctcaaggCCTAATTTGATGAGTGTTTGGTGGTACTACTAAGGCTGAGAAGAGAATCGACTGTGATCTAGGATAAGTGTTTCATGCATGCATCAGTAGTGCAGAGGCTAAACGTTCTTTACTTTTGCTGCTTTCACTGCACTGGTTTCAGTTCTCTGCTGGACTTTTTCCATGAGCATTAACCTTCTTTGGGCCCACATGGCACATTCAGACTGATTCTAGAGGAATACTTCACTCTTGCAACATGAATTGCATATGAGCCATTGGCATTAGTCTTATCAACACGCTCTGCCTTGCGTTCAGAGCTCACAATCCTGGACGAGGGGGGCAACAAGAGCAGCACTCCAGATAAGGAACGTCAGATCCAggccctccagctcctcctcatgCTTCTGCCCCCCGCCAACCGCAGCCTGCTCAAGCTACTCCTGGACCTGCTCTACCAGACAGCCAAACACCAAGACAAAAACAAGATGTCAGCCTCCAATCTGGCCCTCATGTTCGCCCCACACATCATTTGGCCAAAAAGAGTATGTTTCATGACCCACGTTCTCATTGCCTTTAAACTTTCTACACCTTTCAAACTTTCTTGTAATCGTGTGGCTCTGTGCATAGTTTGCCCGTATATTTCCTGTTTAATTTCCTTGTCTAATTCTATCTCCAGGTGCACGCTAATGATCTAAAGGAGAATATTAACAAGCTGAATGACAGCATCACTTTTCTCATCAAGCACTCTCAGAAATTGTTCAGGGTAAGGATCCATCAATCGCTTGGATAAATGTGTGCTTAATTTTGATGTGTGAACCATCCTGGATGCAGCTGTGTGATGATGCAAGGTTCAGAGGTATAACGTGTCTTGGGTGAGTTTTGGTACCTTGGACTTTATCCCCTTAGATTGAAATGTTGATGTGAACGGCCTCATTAAGGTCTCTGATAAtgtcacacactgtctctggCCTCACAGCGCAATTGTGTTAGCGTGAAAGgctttttgttttgatattcCTACGTCCGCTATGCCAAATACTGAATTTTTGAAGGTAAGGGGTCTTGTTTCCATGTCTACTCTGGACAAACAGACCATGCCTGAATTAGCATGTGAATAGAATGCAATGTTGGGAGACCCATAAAAATGTCCTGCCCAGCTTATTAGCATCCAATCATCCGGGCCGAGTGAGACCTCATGTTCTCAACAAATTGAACTTCACATTCAGAATCCATATTTCTTCATGATTTGTTTGTCGGCCCTCCAAAAAATTGTTCCGAGGGATTTAATGGAATCCTTAATGCTTGGTTGGCTTTGAAAGGCACAAGGAAGTATATTTTGGCTATCTTCtggggggaagtgtgtgtgtgtgtgtgtgtgtgtgtgtgtagtcagtaaagtgtaataaatatatttgttgTATATTGTTAGCCATGCATTTGTGTGGGCTCTCATTTCtaatcttgtgttttttttgtttgtttttgttccttgAAAGGCACCTACCTACGTCAGAGAACTTGCTAGAATGCATTTCGTAGGATCAAAGTCAAAGGTAAATGTTGTTATACATTCTGTTAATGTTCTTGTTTGATCTGTAAGACTATGCAGTCATTTGATTTAGTTCTTTCTCTGCAGAACATAGTGCACATTTTCCATGACCTTATTTGACTTTCAAAGGAGAAACATTCAATACACAATTAGTCTAAGGCCTAGCTTTAATCCTGTTCCTATAAATCAACTGATACGTTTAAAACACCATTTACTCTCCGATAAATCATTTCTGTACAAATATGAGGAAACTAGTGTGTGCATTCCTTGTCATCAGACAGTCTCTAGAATGTGAAATGAGTTGTGAAGCAGGTCACGAGAAGCTCGCTCATGGGAGTTCCTCACTGGTAAATCTGTATACTCACGGCTGCATCCCCCGCAGGATGACATGGACCTCGGCGGATGCATCCCCCACCTTAGTGTCACGGTGGTGCCCAGCAAGAGGCCCTGTGTGGAGGACAGCTCCACCGGGGCGGCGCCGCACACGCAGGAGGCCCTTCGAGAGCTCTTCAACCACGTCAGCAACATGCCCGACTCCGCCAAGAAGAAGAAGCTCATACGCCAGGTGCCACATCCATGTGCACATGCTACACACGAAAACGGCCATTTCTTGTTTTTAACGCAAATCTCTCTGTTTGCTGGACTGCACGTTTGCTTATGCCTGCTGAGTTGGTGTAAATTGCATATCTattggtgattttttttatctgtgtatatgtatttgtttctgACAGTTCAATAAGCAAGAACCTTCTGGAACTCCTGTGTCCACCCGGTCATCAGTCAAGAAGCACAGTCGCTCTCGTACCTTCAGTGGGATAATAAAGGTGGGTCTGAACACCACTACCATACACATACAGGTCACGTAACATTTTACAGTTATTCACAGGAAATCATGGcattttaaaatcacattttaTTGTTATTGCACTCTACCATGGATCATATTGTTATTGTAGTCTTCCATGGAtcatattgttattgttattattcctaaatttccctcggtattaataaagtatctatctatctatctatctatctatctatctattgtaGTCTACCATGGATCATATTGTTGTATGAATTTCTGCAGTGTGATCGTTTCCAGTTGAATTGACATAGTCTAACCGGCCTAATAGAAAAGGGATGGAAATGgttgttatttaattttcattcaATAGTTAGGCCCAGTCTGTGGTGTAAAGTACGCAATGGTTTGTACTTGTTGGTTGTTAAAGGTCATGGAAATGTCTTTAAAGGTCTTTGAATAGTCTTGAGTTTTGAAATAAGGTCAGTGACAATGAGTGGGACCCCTGTCTTTGCTTCCCGTACATGTAACTGATGGCCCTGTTTGGATGTTTCTGTGCAGAGGAAGGTTCTAGGGAGTCAGGCAGGTGACAAGGGGGATCGACACGTTTCAACCGAGTCTCCTGTAGTCCTGAGTCAAGGCAAAGAGAAAGTGGTAAGTATCAGCCTGTAGAATACCTGTTACCGTTTCA
The Clupea harengus unplaced genomic scaffold, Ch_v2.0.2, whole genome shotgun sequence genome window above contains:
- the LOC122128486 gene encoding rho GTPase-activating protein 19-like, whose product is MFWLAKKPHRETLCSVVNNHDMNPKGQPVIFNPDFFVEKLRHEKPGVFTDLVLSNITRLIDLPGVEFAQLLGEVETKVPISTGFLRSFNFLKRKDKGVIFGAPITEEGIAQIYQLIEYLSKSLHVEGLFRVPGNSIRQQALREMLNNGADIDLETGDYHPNDVATVLKVFLGELPEPLLTQRHFHAHLKIVELTILDEGGNKSSTPDKERQIQALQLLLMLLPPANRSLLKLLLDLLYQTAKHQDKNKMSASNLALMFAPHIIWPKRVHANDLKENINKLNDSITFLIKHSQKLFRAPTYVRELARMHFVGSKSKDDMDLGGCIPHLSVTVVPSKRPCVEDSSTGAAPHTQEALRELFNHVSNMPDSAKKKKLIRQFNKQEPSGTPVSTRSSVKKHSRSRTFSGIIKRKVLGSQAGDKGDRHVSTESPVVLSQGKEKVGSTSFSRACLSPGEQTTIGKLQY